A stretch of Triticum aestivum cultivar Chinese Spring chromosome 1D, IWGSC CS RefSeq v2.1, whole genome shotgun sequence DNA encodes these proteins:
- the LOC123180196 gene encoding tetraspanin-3 yields MHGGGSKMLGVVNFITFLASIPVLGGGIWLASRANSTDCIRFLQWPIIIIGLAVMVVSLMGFAGACYRQTWLLRIYLFAMFFIVVALLFFIVFAFAVTDRGEGQVVMNRRFLEYQLSDYNGWLRNRVADPEYWATISACLRDGRACASMRRPARDHNTGMLVTEPPVMFYGRNLSPIQSGCCKPPTSCAFTYNNETYWSANPGVPTVVTDPDCLKWSNDQQTLCFQCDSCKAGVLAGIKKSWRKVAIINIVVLIILIIVYVAGCAAFRNAKRDDNDESYGMARMTKSRPSRFQFQACERRKPVARSLRVQKATHCGWWC; encoded by the exons ATGCACGGCGGCGGGTCGAAGATGCTGGGGGTGGTGAACTTCATCACCTTCCTGGCGTCGATCCCGGTGCTGGGGGGCGGCATCTGGCTGGCGTCCCGGGCCAACTCCACCGACTGCATCCGCTTTCTGCAGTGGCccatcatcatcatcggcctcgccGTCATGGTCGTCTCCCTCATGGGCTTCGCCGGCGCCTGCTACCGCCAGACCTGGCTGCTCCGCATCTACCTCTTCGCCATGTTCTTCATCGTCGTCGCGCtgctcttcttcatcgtcttcgcCTTCGCCGTCACCGACCGCGGGGAGGGCCAGGTGGTCATGAACCGCCGCTTCCTCGAGTACCAGCTCTCCGACTACAACGGATGGCTCCGCAACCGCGTCGCCGACCCGGAGTACTGGGCCACCATCAGCGCATGCCTCCGCGACGGCCGCGCATGCGCCTccatgcgccgccccgcccgcgacCACAACACCGGCATGCTCGTCACCGAGCCCCCCGTCATGTTCTACGGCCGCAACCTCTCCCCGATTCAG TCCGGATGCTGCAAGCCACCGACATCGTGCGCCTTCACCTACAACAACGAGACGTACTGGAGCGCAAACCCCGGCGTCCCCACCGTGGTGACCGACCCCGACTGCCTCAAATGGAGCAACGACCAGCAGACGCTATGCTTCCAGTGCGACTCGTGCAAGGCCGGCGTCCTGGCCGGCATCAAGAAGAGCTGGCGCAAGGTGGCCATCATCAACATCGTCGtgctcatcatcctcatcatcgtcTACGTCGCCGGCTGCGCCGCGTTCCGCAACGCCAAGAGGGACGACAACGACGAGTCGTACGGCATGGCCAGGATGACCAAGTCCCGGCCGAGCAGGTTCCAGTTCCAGGCTTGCGAGCGGCGAAAACCGGTAGCTCGCTCTTTGCGTGTACAAAAGGCCACTCACTGTGGGTGGTGGTGTTAA